The Papaver somniferum cultivar HN1 chromosome 6, ASM357369v1, whole genome shotgun sequence genome segment TTTTTCTTATACAAAAGCTACCTAATATTCTTGTACTttttgcttctaaatttttataatGCATATTAtatgtttatattttttctttcttcttgctGCCAAGTTCTTTAAGTGgtagtttttgttttttgttttttgtttttttttgttatttataGGTTTCATATCGGACAATTTTATCCTAGATACAAGTGTTTTGTTGGGTGATCAATAACATTTTTTTAGGTGTGGTCGAATAATATTGCGGTATGACAATTTATAGGACAAGTGACTATGTCTATTTCGATTTCTGTATTTTGCAgttattttaactcatcttttttaGATATATCTTATTGTTACAGTTTTTGCCAATTTTTTGCTCAGCCAAATAATAAAAAAGCTTCAATTTCAATTGCCGCAGAAGAATGCAAAAtttagtggattgaattctttaATTTTCTCTTTATATAAATGCAAAACTAACATTATCTCCTATTATTTGTCGTTGCTTTCATTCTCCAATAATAACCAACGATTGGCTCTTATAACAAAACCCAAATATTTGTCATTTTTGTACAAATTCCTATCTTAATACAAGGAGATGGAGAGCAATGCTTACAACTTTTCTACCTTGTGAAACTTAAAGGACTAGATGATTATAGCATATACAATGCagcattaagttttttttttttaaccatgCTTGCACTTCTCAACTATTCCAACCTAAACAAAACACTATGTCacaataatttttaattttagtttttttttgttattgattGGTAAGACGATATATATATTATATCTATCATCAGTGAAAactcaaacaataacaaaaacaaatgaaTTTATATTTGGTTCAGGTTTAATATTACAGAAACACCTGGTGCTTTGAATGACAAAGTATGAGCATTACATCTCCGCATTTGGACTCAAATTTCAGAACAACACTTCGGACCAATCGTATCGAAACTCACTTTCAATAACCAAGTTTCATCGGGCACTTCTGTGTCCTTCAAAAATAcagtttttcttgtggaaagttttGAACGAGGGCCTTTCGACCTTCGACACTTTGAACCATATCCGACTCGCCAAGATCGACATCTACCCTCGATGCAGTTCTGATCCGGAGGCCGTTGCTCACATTCTGTTTCACCATCAAGTTGCTGAAGATTCTAAGCATTCTGATACAATTGTAATTGATGAATATTTTTGGTATCCCATGCCCTCATGTAATAGTTCTCGTAGTAGcttaataaatttcatgcttcagaaaaaaaaaaaaaaaaaaaaaaactggtgctAGTTTCCACCAAGTTAAGTTATAATTTGCTTTTCCTTTtagaaagacaaacttaacggcAGTATCGTAGCAAGTAGCACCAAAAACACTTTCGAAATTAAAAATGTTCTTTTGTTTAGTAGAAATTTAGACCGGTTGAATCACATGTTTTAAGGAATAAAACAGTACTTGAAATCCCGTTAACATGTACTTTTCTTTGATTTAACATCGTACTACGAAAcaaaatataatattttatttccACGGATAGACTATCATATTACCAAAGAGGAtagtaaaggaaaaaaaaactatcaTCAATGACGAACCCACTTCGAAATGTTATCTAGCAGCTGCAGCTGCCAAACGTGCAAGAAGGCCAACGGTGGCTGATGATGGAATTTATCTCATCTAACAACTGCATTTGCAGCAAAATTTCCATCGTATTTATTTTAGCTTCTGCACAGAAGAAAGCTGGCTTGAACTGAAATTACACCAATTTGGTTATCAATCGCTTTTCCAATAAGTTGCAACGACCCATCAGTCATCACAAAATAAGAAAGCTTCAGCATCAATTCACTAATTACTGATACTCTTTTTCTGGtaacaattagtaaatgcattaCAGGGGTTAGGTTgtttatgtatgtatgtatggatGGATTGGGGTATTTGTACTTGTTTTGGTATTTATTAGCGAGTATACCTACCAAAGCTACTCATCATCTAGTTCACTTAGTACTATAAATGCAGGTATTGTATGGATGGATGGATCTGATGAGTTTCAATAGCTGAATCAAATAAGAGATCGCTGTAGAACAAATCTGTTTGAAACAGACAGAACGAAGTTGTAGGAGGCTAAGAAGAGCTTGTAGCTAACTAGTAAGTAGTACGTATAATGTCTCAGACAACACCAAACCATACTCTGATAGTATCTGGTTGGGCAGGACACGATGAATCTGGAAAAGTAACACCGTTCACCTTCAAAAGAAGGTAACCAAATTCCTGTTTTGTTCTTGCTCAAATGCCTAACTGAGTTCTTATTCTGATTTTTCTTTTCGTTTTCGCCAGAGAAAATGGGATAGATGATGTTACGATTGAGGTATTATACTGTGGGATTTGCCATACAGATATTCACCACTTGAAAAATGACTGGAATATCACTAGATATCCTGTCGTCCCTGGGTATGTACATTTCTATCAGATGAAGCATTTTGAATATTTTCATTTTATGTCTCATATCCTGGTTTAGAATTCAAGATCATCCAAACAATAGACCTTGAATATCATGTTTTGCTTCTTTTCTGCTGgaaataattattatttctcGACCATTAGTCTACTGACAGAGAAAAACACCCGTAACTAATAAAtaaaaagcaaagaaaaatcacctTGACCAAAAGAAGCATGAGGATCTAACATTCAACTCTGTAGAGTTTCACACATTTTACTATTTTAAGCCAATAAGAGATCAACTATTTGATTTTTGGTGGAATAAACTAACAAACTAATTAATCGGTTGAATTACTGTATGTAGGCATGAAATTACGGGTGTGATTACAAAAACAGGAAGCAATGTAAAAGAATTCAAAGTTGGAGATAGAGTCGGAGTCGGATGTTTAGCATGTTCTTGTTTGGAATGTGAACACTGCAAGGATTCTCAAGAACAGTATTGCGAGAATCATCAGTTTACTTACAATGGGATATTCTGGGATGGAAGTATCACCTATGGTGGTTACTCCAAAATGCTTGTTTCTGACAGAAGGTATCCCTGGTTATCCATCCATACTAGCTTTCTCACATTGTAACAGATAAACTCAATTCTTTTTCCTGTTTTCTCATAAAATTTAAACTGTTCTGTGCTGTGGATGCTGCTGCTAAGGTTTGTGGTGCACATTCCAGAAGACCTACCAATGGATGCAGCAGCACCATTGCTGTGCGCGGGGATAACAGTGTTCACACCATTCAAAGACTACCACTTACTCCAAGGCCCAAGCAAGAAGATTGGAATAGTGGGGCTAGGTGGTCTCGGTCATCTTGCTGTTAAATTCGGCAAGGGCTTTGGCCACCATGTTACTGTCATAAGCACCTCTCCTTCTAAAGAGGCTGAAGCTAAAGTGCGCTTGGGTGCCGATGATTTCATTGTCAGCACTGACACAGAACAAATGCAGGTTCTTTACTTGCTCTGTCTGGCTTGCACTTGTAGTAGTACTTGTTATAGGAGATTCATATCTTATTGCTGGGATTATGTTGTGGATTGTGGTAAAATGCAGGCAGGGAAGAGGAGTTTGGATTTCATAATTGATACAGTTTCAGCCGTGCATTCATTGGGTCCAATCTTAGAACTTCTGAAAGTAAATGGGACTTTATCCATTGTGGGTGCACCTGATAAACCCATGGGCTTACCTTCCTTTCCTTTAATCTTTGGTAAGAACTAATATCCCACTAACTGAGATGTTTTTTTACTTTGGAGAATTTAGGAGTATTTTGCACTATCTTAACCAAAAAAATTCCCACTGATTTGACTGTAGGGAAAAGATCCGTGAGAGGGAGCATTATAGGAGGTATGAAAGAGACGCAGGAAATGATGTATTATTGCGCGGAGAAAAATATTACTTGTGAC includes the following:
- the LOC113288983 gene encoding probable cinnamyl alcohol dehydrogenase 6, with product MSQTTPNHTLIVSGWAGHDESGKVTPFTFKRRENGIDDVTIEVLYCGICHTDIHHLKNDWNITRYPVVPGHEITGVITKTGSNVKEFKVGDRVGVGCLACSCLECEHCKDSQEQYCENHQFTYNGIFWDGSITYGGYSKMLVSDRRFVVHIPEDLPMDAAAPLLCAGITVFTPFKDYHLLQGPSKKIGIVGLGGLGHLAVKFGKGFGHHVTVISTSPSKEAEAKVRLGADDFIVSTDTEQMQAGKRSLDFIIDTVSAVHSLGPILELLKVNGTLSIVGAPDKPMGLPSFPLIFGKRSVRGSIIGGMKETQEMMYYCAEKNITCDIEVVKTDQINEALDRLARNDVRYRFVIDIAGAKSCNGAKICNGA